In the Leptolyngbya sp. FACHB-261 genome, one interval contains:
- a CDS encoding SDR family oxidoreductase, whose product MTESSNVGKRLSGKVALVTGASRGIGRATAAALAAEGALVAAHYGQSEAAVADLVQSVKSEGGQAFAVGSDLESPGGVQRLFDALDAQLLALTGSNQFDILVNNAGIAASTLLGKTDEATFDRLFTVNVKSLFFVTQEAVSRLRDGGRIVNVSSAGSRFYFPGYPVYAATKGAVDTLTIYLAGELGLQGVTVNSVAPGLIATDMTSELLGSSEAEAAALGMQAIPRLGQPEDVARVIAFLASTDGAWVTGQVVQVGGGTRL is encoded by the coding sequence ATGACTGAGAGCAGTAACGTGGGTAAGCGGCTTTCTGGGAAGGTCGCGCTAGTGACAGGGGCGAGCCGAGGGATTGGGCGGGCGACCGCTGCGGCTCTGGCTGCCGAGGGAGCTCTCGTAGCTGCTCACTATGGGCAGAGCGAGGCTGCGGTGGCTGACTTGGTACAGAGTGTTAAGTCTGAAGGTGGGCAAGCGTTCGCTGTTGGGTCTGATCTTGAATCACCAGGTGGAGTGCAGCGGCTGTTCGATGCACTCGATGCTCAGCTGCTTGCCCTGACCGGGAGCAACCAGTTCGATATTCTGGTGAACAATGCTGGCATCGCAGCCTCTACTCTCCTTGGTAAGACCGATGAGGCAACGTTCGATCGGTTGTTCACGGTCAATGTCAAGAGCCTATTCTTCGTTACTCAAGAGGCGGTCAGCCGACTTCGCGATGGCGGTCGAATAGTCAACGTTTCATCTGCTGGGTCCCGGTTCTATTTCCCCGGATATCCAGTCTATGCAGCCACTAAGGGTGCAGTAGACACCCTAACCATTTATCTGGCGGGGGAGCTTGGTTTACAAGGAGTCACAGTCAACAGCGTTGCTCCAGGTTTGATTGCCACAGACATGACCTCAGAGCTCCTCGGCTCCTCAGAGGCAGAGGCAGCAGCACTAGGTATGCAAGCTATCCCTCGGCTCGGACAGCCCGAGGACGTTGCCCGAGTAATCGCGTTCCTGGCTTCAACGGATGGTGCGTGGGTCACCGGGCAGGTCGTTCAGGTGGGTGGCGGGACTCGACTATAG
- a CDS encoding NAD-dependent epimerase/dehydratase family protein has translation MKVFVTGATGYIGSAMVEKLIAAGHSVTGLARSQFSAEKLKALGVEPQMGDLKDPESLSSAAKAADSIIQLALDMSDFSALGEAVSIEQAAISHLIEAIADTGKTLIYTSGTGVLDDTGDVVFDELMLVTPIPTPYAIRIKTEEMVLQASNRGLRTVVLRPPIVYGRSGGMILPTLVQAARRAGVSRFIRGTGDCKRSFVHVDDLADLYRLALEKAAGGELFYTAAESSIRWCDLAAAIADAVGLGGHTEEVTVEQMVDAIGPMAKYLASNNQTSGAKAREVLGWQPTHTALLDELRIGGWRSE, from the coding sequence ATGAAGGTATTTGTCACAGGAGCAACTGGTTATATCGGTTCTGCTATGGTCGAAAAGCTGATCGCCGCTGGACACAGCGTCACTGGGCTTGCCCGCTCACAGTTCAGCGCAGAGAAACTGAAGGCACTTGGGGTTGAGCCCCAAATGGGGGATCTAAAGGACCCTGAGTCACTGTCGTCAGCAGCCAAGGCGGCAGACAGCATCATCCAGTTGGCACTCGATATGAGCGACTTCAGTGCACTTGGTGAAGCGGTGTCCATTGAGCAAGCAGCAATTTCCCATCTGATTGAGGCGATCGCTGATACTGGCAAGACCCTGATCTACACGAGTGGGACGGGTGTTCTGGACGACACAGGTGATGTAGTGTTTGACGAGCTAATGCTGGTGACACCCATCCCAACACCGTATGCTATCCGAATCAAGACCGAAGAGATGGTTCTCCAAGCATCTAACCGTGGACTGCGAACCGTCGTGCTGCGCCCGCCCATCGTTTACGGTCGCAGTGGGGGGATGATCCTGCCAACACTAGTTCAGGCTGCAAGAAGGGCTGGTGTGTCACGGTTCATTCGTGGCACTGGGGATTGTAAGCGATCCTTCGTTCACGTTGATGACCTCGCCGACCTCTACCGCTTAGCCTTGGAGAAGGCGGCAGGTGGAGAGCTTTTCTACACTGCGGCGGAGTCTAGCATCCGCTGGTGCGACTTGGCTGCGGCGATCGCTGATGCGGTTGGGCTTGGCGGGCATACTGAGGAGGTGACGGTCGAGCAGATGGTTGATGCGATCGGACCTATGGCCAAGTACCTGGCGAGCAACAATCAGACATCTGGGGCGAAGGCGAGAGAGGTGCTGGGTTGGCAGCCTACACACACGGCGCTCCTAGACGAGTTGAGGATTGGAGGGTGGAGATCAGAGTGA
- a CDS encoding CHAT domain-containing protein translates to MYGLRTVLVIAGSESQLISLWKVDDTVTSKLIVIYYKRLQPAEGRSEALRRCGCRC, encoded by the coding sequence GTGTACGGCTTGCGCACAGTATTGGTAATTGCCGGTTCAGAGAGTCAGCTCATCAGTCTCTGGAAGGTGGATGATACCGTGACTTCAAAGTTGATAGTGATCTACTACAAACGCTTGCAGCCAGCAGAGGGGCGAAGTGAGGCACTGCGCAGGTGCGGGTGCAGATGTTGA